A window of Nitrospirae bacterium YQR-1 genomic DNA:
AACACAATTTAGTGTATAATTAATCATGAAGAAGGAGACCTTCTTGAGCAAAACAATAAAACATTTAAGCCTTTGTGTGATATTACTCTTTTTGGCCGTCTCCGGTTTAAACGGTCAGGATAAAGGTACTGTTCGAATGCTTAAGGCAAACGGAGCGGTAGGTCCCGTGATGAGTGAGTTCATAATCGGCGCTATCGAAAAAAGCAATGACGCCAATGATACAGCCCTGATAATAGAGCTGGATACCCCAGGTGGGCTTGATACCTCTATGAGGGCTATTATAAAGGAAATGAACCGCAGCAAGGTACCAATTGTCGTCTATGTGTCACCATCGGGGGCAAGGGCAGCCTCAGCCGGCACTTTTATAACTATGGCCGCTCATGTTGCCGCCATGGCACCGGGCACAAATATTGGAGCCGCCCACCCGGTCTCCATGCACGGTGAGCTTGATGATACCATGTCTGAAAAAATAACAAACGATTTTGTAGCCTACATAAAATCAATCAGTGACTCAAGAAAACGCAATGCCAAATGGGCGGAGGAAGCTGTAAGAAAAAGCGTCTCCATCACCAACGCCGAGGCTCTTAAACTAAACGTAATTGACCTTGTTGCACACAACAGGGACAATTTGCTTAAACAGCTCAACGGCAGAACCGTTACAATTGACAACAAAACAGTAACCCTTCACACCTCAGACGTAAAAATTACAAACGAGGAGATGGGCACCAGACTCACTGTTTTAGGAATCATCACAGACCCTAACGTCGCCTACATCCTTATGATGCTTGGTATTTGGGGACTGTTTTTTGAACTAACTAATCCAGGCACGTTTTTTCCAGGTATTATCGGTGCAATATCCCTGATTCTGGCCTTTTACTCATTCCAAACGCTTCCGGTTAATTACGCCGGTGTGCTTTTGATAGTTCTTTCACTTGTGCTTTTTATCCTGGAACTGAAATTTGTCTCTCACGGAGCGCTTACGATTGGTGGAATTATTTCTATGACGATAGGCTCGGTTATGCTCTTTCAGAATGCCTCTGAGTACTACAAACTCTCACTTTATCTTATAGCTGTTACTGTGTTAATGACAGCGGGTTTTTTCTCGATAATCATAGGGCTTGCCTATAAAGCTTACAAACGAAAACCCATTACAGGAATTGATGGCCTTATAGGTTCAAAAGCCATTGCCA
This region includes:
- a CDS encoding nodulation protein NfeD; its protein translation is MSKTIKHLSLCVILLFLAVSGLNGQDKGTVRMLKANGAVGPVMSEFIIGAIEKSNDANDTALIIELDTPGGLDTSMRAIIKEMNRSKVPIVVYVSPSGARAASAGTFITMAAHVAAMAPGTNIGAAHPVSMHGELDDTMSEKITNDFVAYIKSISDSRKRNAKWAEEAVRKSVSITNAEALKLNVIDLVAHNRDNLLKQLNGRTVTIDNKTVTLHTSDVKITNEEMGTRLTVLGIITDPNVAYILMMLGIWGLFFELTNPGTFFPGIIGAISLILAFYSFQTLPVNYAGVLLIVLSLVLFILELKFVSHGALTIGGIISMTIGSVMLFQNASEYYKLSLYLIAVTVLMTAGFFSIIIGLAYKAYKRKPITGIDGLIGSKAIAKTAIGKEGMVSVRGELWSACSDTLIEKGDDVEVTEVSGLKLKVRKISETL